A stretch of [Clostridium] innocuum DNA encodes these proteins:
- a CDS encoding spore maturation protein, with amino-acid sequence MINTDYILPVLVLVIVAVALLRRINAYHSFTEGVKDGMKLFLDIYPALLAMMCAIALLRQSGLMDMLCSALAAHIANIPKEIWPMVIFRPISGSASLAVLVDIFQVCGVDSLAGNMASIIQGSTDTTVYVITLYFSSVGIRRIKNALAIGLLADVAGISMAILLALYVFA; translated from the coding sequence GTGATTAACACAGATTATATATTGCCGGTCCTTGTGCTGGTCATCGTCGCCGTCGCCCTGCTTCGCCGCATCAATGCCTACCATTCCTTTACCGAGGGTGTCAAGGACGGGATGAAGCTGTTTCTGGATATTTATCCCGCGCTGCTTGCCATGATGTGTGCAATCGCACTTTTGCGCCAGAGCGGACTGATGGATATGCTGTGCAGCGCACTGGCTGCTCATATTGCGAATATCCCCAAGGAAATCTGGCCAATGGTAATCTTTCGCCCGATTTCCGGAAGCGCCTCTTTGGCAGTGCTGGTCGATATCTTTCAGGTTTGCGGTGTTGATTCGCTGGCCGGCAATATGGCCAGCATCATTCAGGGCTCTACCGATACGACCGTCTATGTGATCACCCTGTATTTTTCCAGTGTGGGAATCCGTAGAATCAAGAATGCGCTGGCGATCGGACTGCTGGCGGATGTGGCCGGGATTTCCATGGCCATTCTGCTGGCACTGTATGTGTTTGCGTAA
- a CDS encoding D-alanyl-D-alanine carboxypeptidase gives MKRSLCILLCLLLQLMSVHAESYVVLSGADNTIVEEKNKDEKQSVASISKIMTAVIAIEHGQLDESFAVDDEINKAYGSSVYLKQGQQVTMRDLLYGLMLRSGNDAAVEIAKHVAGSQEAFVELMNRKAAEIGMSNTTFSNPSGLDEEDGGNISTANDMAVLMSYAMKNKEFRTITGSKYYTTDWNMRWKNKNRLLFDYPFTVGGKTGFTKKAGRTLVSAAEHDGVESIVVTLQEGDDFAFHEQKHTEVFQKMDVVTIMRKGDYTVNGRKFHVPETLKVTLHKDGSDKLRVKTHFDHKDFVVEVQKNDDVNVYSFASKRARGGGLFS, from the coding sequence ATGAAACGAAGTCTTTGTATCCTGCTGTGTCTGCTGCTGCAGCTGATGAGTGTCCATGCGGAGAGCTATGTGGTGTTGAGTGGTGCGGACAATACGATTGTAGAAGAAAAAAACAAGGATGAAAAGCAGAGTGTGGCATCTATTTCCAAAATCATGACCGCTGTGATCGCGATTGAGCATGGGCAATTGGATGAATCCTTTGCAGTTGATGATGAAATCAATAAGGCCTATGGAAGCAGTGTCTATCTGAAGCAGGGACAGCAGGTAACCATGCGGGATCTGCTGTATGGACTGATGCTGAGAAGCGGAAACGATGCAGCGGTGGAAATCGCAAAGCATGTTGCCGGCTCTCAGGAAGCCTTTGTTGAGCTGATGAATCGAAAGGCGGCAGAAATCGGCATGAGCAATACGACGTTTTCCAATCCCAGCGGTCTGGATGAGGAGGATGGCGGCAATATATCTACAGCCAATGATATGGCGGTATTGATGAGCTATGCGATGAAAAACAAAGAATTTCGTACCATTACCGGAAGCAAATATTATACGACTGACTGGAATATGCGCTGGAAAAATAAAAACCGTCTGCTGTTTGACTACCCCTTTACCGTCGGCGGAAAAACCGGCTTCACCAAAAAGGCCGGGCGGACACTGGTGAGTGCTGCTGAGCATGACGGGGTGGAAAGCATTGTGGTGACGCTGCAGGAGGGGGATGATTTCGCCTTCCATGAACAAAAGCATACCGAGGTGTTTCAGAAGATGGATGTGGTAACGATCATGCGCAAGGGTGACTATACGGTAAACGGCAGGAAATTCCATGTCCCGGAAACGCTGAAGGTAACACTGCATAAGGACGGCAGTGACAAGCTGCGCGTTAAGACACACTTTGACCATAAGGATTTTGTTGTTGAGGTACAGAAAAATGATGACGTGAATGTATACAGCTTCGCAAGTAAAAGGGCAAGGGGAGGAGGTCTGTTTTCGTGA
- a CDS encoding RNA polymerase subunit sigma has translation MKTIYDRLNKVYDKTLLDQKDIRKHYRTICDLLEEYQIPHDEKSDDAVIQNEIVYESLLVKRQFEDVFFDTYVKMFDYWYDLNYLERKAQMNVDVERFVKELRHFEADGETIYMPAFAPGFNHLYHTEIVLLDLKQYHKFIRECAKEVQYRRYGAKPFQYGFSSCELLAEADEGYVVFHPVLHRWYLYDAGGLKRSVSVDMKQELQEDWKQEIALLLLKEQHEALVAFLNEHALIKKRLGRKLEKLLEKQKKKQEKKADKE, from the coding sequence ATGAAGACGATATATGATCGGCTGAATAAGGTGTATGATAAGACACTTCTGGATCAAAAGGATATCCGGAAGCATTACCGTACCATCTGCGACCTGCTGGAGGAATATCAAATTCCCCACGACGAGAAAAGCGATGATGCTGTGATACAGAATGAAATCGTCTATGAATCCCTGCTCGTAAAACGGCAGTTCGAGGATGTTTTTTTTGATACCTATGTAAAAATGTTCGATTACTGGTATGATCTGAATTATCTGGAGCGTAAGGCACAGATGAATGTGGATGTGGAACGCTTCGTGAAAGAGCTCCGGCATTTTGAGGCGGATGGTGAAACGATTTATATGCCTGCCTTTGCGCCGGGCTTTAATCATCTTTATCATACGGAAATCGTGCTGCTGGATTTGAAGCAGTATCATAAATTCATCCGGGAGTGCGCAAAGGAAGTGCAGTACAGGCGCTATGGTGCCAAGCCGTTTCAGTATGGCTTTTCCAGCTGTGAGCTGCTGGCGGAGGCGGATGAGGGCTATGTCGTCTTCCATCCGGTCCTGCATCGCTGGTATCTGTATGATGCAGGCGGATTAAAGCGCAGCGTATCCGTGGATATGAAGCAGGAGCTGCAGGAGGACTGGAAGCAGGAAATCGCACTACTTCTGTTAAAGGAGCAGCACGAAGCACTCGTTGCGTTTTTGAACGAGCATGCACTAATCAAAAAACGATTGGGCAGAAAGCTGGAAAAGCTGCTGGAGAAGCAAAAGAAAAAGCAGGAAAAGAAGGCAGACAAGGAGTGA
- a CDS encoding 16S rRNA (uracil(1498)-N(3))-methyltransferase: MQQYFVNTLAMPGELIPMTKEQTHHIRRVMRMQQGDVIRVADNSGRVLLAEVEYHQEEAAARVVREVRDRSRTSVELILAQGMIKGEKWDYLLQKSAELGVAEIIPFVSSRCVVKIKDEKSEKKIVRWNKILCEACEQCKRSTLVRLQPPCTFSQLSQIDADLRLIAYEDADCKSERLCEVLRAHPSPKRVLMVVGSEGGFSADEVEALTASGFHRVSLGGRILRAETAAISLLNSIEFYYDMAGEKDEDDI; encoded by the coding sequence ATGCAGCAATATTTTGTAAATACACTGGCGATGCCAGGAGAATTGATACCGATGACAAAGGAACAGACACATCACATCCGCCGCGTTATGCGTATGCAGCAGGGGGATGTGATTCGTGTTGCCGACAACAGCGGCCGCGTACTGCTGGCGGAAGTGGAATATCATCAGGAGGAAGCAGCGGCACGAGTGGTAAGGGAAGTGCGTGATCGCTCCCGAACAAGTGTAGAGCTGATTCTTGCACAGGGGATGATCAAGGGGGAGAAATGGGACTATCTGCTGCAGAAAAGTGCAGAGCTGGGGGTGGCGGAAATCATTCCGTTTGTATCCAGCCGCTGTGTTGTAAAAATCAAGGATGAGAAATCGGAAAAGAAAATTGTACGATGGAATAAAATTTTATGTGAGGCCTGTGAGCAGTGCAAGCGATCGACGCTGGTGCGTTTGCAGCCGCCCTGCACATTCTCACAGCTGTCGCAGATCGATGCCGACCTGCGGCTGATAGCCTATGAGGATGCCGATTGTAAAAGCGAGCGCCTGTGTGAGGTGCTGCGTGCACATCCATCCCCAAAGCGTGTTTTGATGGTGGTCGGCAGTGAGGGCGGCTTTTCGGCGGATGAGGTTGAAGCGCTGACTGCATCCGGCTTTCACCGCGTATCTTTAGGCGGACGGATACTGCGTGCGGAAACAGCGGCAATCTCGCTGCTGAATTCCATTGAGTTTTACTACGATATGGCAGGTGAAAAAGATGAAGACGATATATGA
- the scpB gene encoding SMC-Scp complex subunit ScpB, giving the protein MHEHEKRVLEGLLFLSGDEGLSIEQLNGCVEELDKKEIEVVLDELMQDYLADVHGIELVRFGGIYKFVSKEAIHPYAQKLFSSTKVATLSNAALETLAIIAYKQPITRAEIEEIRGVSCDMMVRKLLARNLIKECGRSDAPGRPFLYEVTEEFMDTFKLVSLKELPELPDFKDTMEEELFEE; this is encoded by the coding sequence ATGCATGAGCATGAAAAACGGGTTCTTGAGGGACTGCTTTTTCTGAGCGGTGATGAGGGACTGAGCATCGAGCAGCTGAACGGCTGTGTCGAGGAGCTGGATAAAAAGGAAATTGAAGTAGTACTGGATGAGCTGATGCAGGATTATCTTGCGGATGTGCACGGAATCGAGCTGGTTCGCTTTGGAGGAATTTATAAATTCGTATCCAAGGAGGCAATCCATCCGTATGCGCAAAAGCTGTTCAGCTCTACCAAGGTGGCAACGCTATCCAATGCCGCATTGGAAACTTTGGCAATCATTGCCTATAAGCAGCCAATCACCCGTGCAGAAATCGAGGAAATACGCGGTGTGAGCTGTGATATGATGGTGCGTAAGCTGCTGGCGAGAAATCTCATCAAGGAATGCGGCAGAAGCGATGCACCGGGCAGACCGTTTTTATATGAGGTAACGGAGGAATTTATGGATACCTTTAAGCTAGTCAGTCTGAAGGAGCTCCCGGAGCTTCCGGATTTCAAGGACACCATGGAGGAAGAGCTGTTTGAGGAATAG
- a CDS encoding UDP-N-acetylmuramoyl-L-alanyl-D-glutamate--2,6-diaminopimelate ligase yields the protein MKLSQMFENAPEIEIAGLCIDSRCAKANDMYFCMEGMVHDGHEFIDDVIEKGVKCIVHSKPVDDMKKGVAYIQVENVNRTLNRVASMFYGHPSRKMKVFGVTGTNGKSTITSIIRDVYSHFAPCGYIGTISISYGEVTLPPSLTTPDAVLIHKTMKDMVEHGMQAVALEVSSHGLELGRVQSVDFDVAVFSNLTYDHLDFHGTIEHYFEAKKKLFTNLKKEGVAVLNADDAYVDQLADATEASVVTYGIDNHATYQAENIRIEKTGSRFTLVHGTERYEVSTNLVALYNIYNLLGAVAAMAESGIPIEQQLPYLNDIRQIEGRMERIDEGQLFNVIVDFAHTPDGMEKVFEYAKDITEDGHSIIAVFGSAGKRDTKKRRVFGEIASRYCDSIILTEDDPRDEDPREIANEIKSGISDTNNIFIADRYAAIRQAIESANVKDTVLILGKGDEVFMYREFGREPWMGDHNVARHCIRKYSLGLEDDEK from the coding sequence ATGAAGCTGTCTCAAATGTTTGAAAATGCCCCGGAGATTGAAATTGCAGGGCTGTGCATCGATTCCCGCTGCGCCAAGGCGAATGATATGTATTTCTGCATGGAGGGCATGGTGCATGACGGGCATGAATTTATTGATGATGTCATTGAAAAGGGTGTAAAATGCATCGTGCATTCCAAGCCGGTGGACGATATGAAAAAAGGGGTAGCCTATATTCAGGTGGAAAATGTCAATCGCACACTGAATCGGGTGGCGTCCATGTTTTATGGGCATCCAAGCCGTAAAATGAAGGTGTTCGGTGTTACCGGAACAAACGGGAAGAGCACCATCACCAGCATTATTCGGGATGTATATTCCCATTTTGCGCCCTGTGGCTATATTGGAACGATATCCATCAGCTATGGAGAGGTGACTCTGCCGCCGTCTTTGACAACGCCGGATGCTGTACTGATTCATAAAACGATGAAGGATATGGTGGAGCATGGCATGCAGGCGGTTGCTTTGGAGGTCAGCTCGCACGGTCTGGAGCTGGGACGTGTGCAGAGCGTGGATTTTGATGTCGCTGTGTTCAGTAACCTGACCTATGACCATCTGGATTTTCACGGTACGATCGAGCATTACTTCGAAGCGAAGAAAAAGCTGTTCACCAATCTGAAAAAAGAGGGCGTTGCTGTGTTGAATGCGGATGATGCCTATGTGGATCAGCTGGCGGATGCTACCGAGGCCAGTGTTGTTACCTATGGCATTGACAATCACGCGACCTATCAGGCGGAAAATATCCGGATTGAGAAAACGGGATCACGGTTTACCCTGGTTCATGGAACAGAGCGCTATGAGGTTTCAACCAATCTGGTTGCCCTGTATAACATATACAACCTGCTGGGTGCTGTGGCCGCCATGGCGGAAAGCGGTATTCCGATTGAACAGCAGCTGCCCTATCTCAATGATATCCGGCAGATTGAAGGGCGTATGGAACGTATTGACGAGGGACAGCTGTTTAATGTCATCGTCGATTTTGCCCATACTCCGGACGGTATGGAAAAGGTTTTTGAATATGCGAAGGATATCACAGAGGACGGACACAGCATTATTGCCGTGTTTGGCTCTGCCGGCAAGCGGGATACAAAGAAGCGCAGGGTCTTCGGCGAAATCGCGAGCCGTTATTGCGACAGCATCATTCTGACGGAGGATGATCCCCGGGATGAGGATCCGCGGGAAATCGCAAATGAAATCAAAAGCGGTATCAGCGATACGAATAATATTTTCATCGCGGATCGTTATGCCGCCATACGGCAGGCCATCGAGAGTGCCAATGTGAAGGATACCGTCCTGATTCTCGGCAAGGGGGATGAGGTATTCATGTATCGGGAGTTCGGACGTGAGCCGTGGATGGGGGATCACAATGTCGCTCGTCACTGCATCCGCAAATACAGTCTCGGACTGGAGGATGATGAAAAATAA
- a CDS encoding 30S ribosomal protein S21, with the protein MPKVVLKENEVLDDALRRFKRQVSRNGTLAEARKREFYVKPGVRRKLKSEAARKARRGK; encoded by the coding sequence ATGCCGAAAGTAGTACTTAAAGAAAACGAAGTTCTTGATGATGCTTTACGTAGATTCAAACGTCAAGTATCAAGAAATGGAACCCTTGCTGAAGCTCGCAAAAGAGAGTTTTACGTAAAACCTGGCGTTCGTCGTAAATTAAAGTCAGAAGCTGCGCGTAAAGCACGTCGTGGAAAATAG
- a CDS encoding rRNA pseudouridine synthase: protein MERLQKVIAAAGITSRRKAEVLISEGRVAVNGETITELGYKVKRGDLIEVDGKAIEKEDKVYFLMNKPKRTMCTSDDEFGRQTVVDLVDCRQRIFTVGRLDYDTSGVIILTNDGDFANEIIHPRYHIPKVYNLTINGILTPEDMKKIKAGIVLDDGIKTLPAKYRMTEKDTEKNQCSFDLTIVEGRNRQIKRMMEALGYEVRRLHRSRLAFLHCSDLRQGEYRVLKPFEVKQLRSLAQKGEMKQR from the coding sequence ATGGAACGATTACAGAAAGTGATTGCGGCAGCCGGAATCACATCAAGAAGAAAAGCTGAGGTTCTGATCAGCGAGGGAAGAGTCGCTGTGAATGGAGAAACCATAACAGAACTTGGATATAAGGTAAAGCGCGGTGATCTCATTGAGGTGGACGGCAAGGCGATTGAAAAGGAAGATAAGGTCTATTTTCTGATGAACAAGCCGAAGCGCACCATGTGTACTAGCGATGATGAATTCGGAAGACAGACCGTGGTGGATCTGGTGGATTGCAGGCAGCGTATTTTTACCGTGGGACGTCTGGATTATGATACCAGCGGGGTGATTATTCTAACCAATGACGGGGATTTCGCAAATGAGATCATTCATCCGCGATATCACATTCCCAAGGTGTACAATCTGACGATCAACGGCATTTTGACGCCGGAGGATATGAAGAAAATAAAAGCAGGTATCGTGCTGGATGACGGTATCAAGACCCTGCCTGCAAAGTATCGCATGACGGAAAAGGATACAGAGAAAAATCAGTGCAGCTTTGATTTGACGATTGTCGAGGGAAGAAACCGGCAGATCAAGCGCATGATGGAGGCACTGGGCTATGAGGTGCGCCGTCTGCACCGCAGCAGGCTTGCTTTCCTGCACTGCAGTGATTTGCGGCAGGGAGAATACCGTGTGCTGAAGCCCTTTGAGGTGAAGCAGCTGCGCAGTCTTGCTCAAAAGGGAGAAATGAAGCAGCGCTAG
- a CDS encoding spore maturation protein A yields MNIIWLLIVLVTVLYCLMTGNVSIINDVFLNVGKETLDFVIPLLCVTCFWNGILYIARDAGIIHGLERLFHPLLKRLFPDLKDDEETLGYVATNVVVNMVGLGSAATPVGLQAMKGMQRHNPDKDTASRSMITFLVLNTAGVTLLSTTLIAMRASFHSLNVTGFMPYAIVSTLFASVVGLSIDRWWNYRD; encoded by the coding sequence GTGAATATCATCTGGCTGCTCATCGTGCTTGTCACGGTTCTCTACTGTCTGATGACCGGGAATGTGAGCATCATCAATGATGTTTTTCTCAATGTGGGCAAGGAAACCCTCGACTTTGTGATTCCGCTGCTGTGTGTGACCTGCTTCTGGAACGGAATTCTTTACATCGCACGGGATGCCGGAATCATTCATGGCTTGGAACGGCTGTTTCATCCTCTGCTGAAGCGGCTATTTCCGGATTTGAAGGACGATGAGGAAACACTGGGCTATGTGGCAACCAACGTGGTCGTCAACATGGTGGGGCTGGGCTCTGCGGCAACACCGGTCGGCCTGCAGGCGATGAAGGGCATGCAGCGGCACAATCCGGATAAGGATACGGCCTCTCGCTCCATGATCACCTTTCTCGTTTTGAATACGGCTGGTGTTACCCTGCTGTCCACGACACTGATTGCCATGCGGGCCTCCTTCCACTCCCTGAATGTGACCGGCTTTATGCCCTATGCCATTGTATCGACGCTGTTTGCCTCTGTTGTCGGTCTGAGTATTGACCGCTGGTGGAATTACCGTGATTAA
- the mtaB gene encoding tRNA (N(6)-L-threonylcarbamoyladenosine(37)-C(2))-methylthiotransferase MtaB — translation MTTFAIATLGCKVNTYESQGYESALVDKGYEQVSFKEKADVYIINTCAVTNTAGSKSRQKIHAAIALNPEALIAVVGCYAQTASEQLEQDANIDILLGSDGKSRLADMIEEGLRKKRPQKLIHDVRKVNVFEALPIHRFEHQTRAFLKIQDGCNQFCSYCIIPFARGAERSLPEDEVLAIARSLSESGHREIVLSGIHTGRYGNGINSSLCQLMKRMVKEIPKLQRIRISSIEMNEITDELLEFIKGEEKIARHLHIPVQSANTTVLKNMNRPYTIAWFMERVDYIRSLIPDISISSDVITGFPQESEEQFQDTLDNIARMRLSFLHVFPYSRRDHTAAAQMSGHLENKIKKERASRLANLSKQLYTAYKQNFVGKEVSVIFEKEKDGKLIGHSSEYLEVAAAAPLAWLHTMHTVRITALDGDLLVGCPLKEESYEAVSNV, via the coding sequence ATGACGACATTTGCAATAGCCACACTGGGCTGCAAGGTAAATACATATGAATCACAGGGCTATGAGAGTGCCCTGGTGGATAAGGGCTATGAACAGGTATCCTTTAAAGAAAAAGCGGATGTCTATATCATCAACACCTGTGCCGTGACCAATACGGCCGGCAGTAAATCCCGTCAGAAAATTCATGCGGCCATCGCTTTGAATCCGGAGGCGCTGATTGCCGTTGTCGGCTGCTATGCACAGACGGCAAGCGAACAGCTGGAGCAGGATGCCAATATTGATATTCTGCTGGGAAGTGATGGAAAAAGCAGACTGGCGGATATGATTGAGGAGGGTCTTCGAAAGAAGCGTCCGCAGAAGCTCATTCATGATGTCCGCAAGGTCAATGTGTTTGAGGCGCTTCCGATTCATCGCTTCGAGCATCAGACACGGGCTTTTTTGAAAATACAGGACGGCTGCAATCAGTTTTGCAGCTATTGTATCATACCGTTTGCACGCGGAGCGGAGCGCTCGTTGCCGGAGGATGAGGTACTTGCCATCGCACGAAGTCTGAGCGAAAGCGGCCATCGGGAAATCGTGCTGAGCGGCATCCATACCGGACGCTACGGCAATGGCATCAACAGCAGTCTGTGCCAGCTGATGAAGCGCATGGTGAAGGAAATTCCCAAGCTGCAAAGAATTCGTATCTCCTCGATTGAAATGAATGAAATCACGGATGAGCTGCTGGAATTTATAAAGGGGGAAGAAAAAATCGCCCGGCATCTGCATATTCCCGTGCAGTCTGCCAATACTACGGTATTGAAGAATATGAATCGTCCCTATACGATAGCATGGTTTATGGAACGGGTGGACTATATCCGCTCCCTTATTCCGGATATTTCCATATCCAGCGATGTCATTACCGGGTTTCCGCAGGAAAGTGAAGAGCAGTTTCAGGATACCCTGGATAATATCGCTCGCATGCGCCTAAGCTTTCTGCATGTGTTCCCGTATTCCCGCCGCGATCATACAGCGGCTGCGCAGATGAGCGGTCATCTGGAAAATAAAATAAAGAAAGAACGCGCATCAAGACTTGCGAATCTTTCCAAACAGTTATATACTGCTTATAAACAGAATTTCGTTGGAAAGGAAGTTTCTGTCATTTTTGAGAAGGAAAAAGATGGAAAACTGATCGGACACAGCAGTGAATACCTGGAGGTCGCAGCAGCGGCTCCGCTTGCCTGGCTGCATACGATGCATACCGTACGCATCACGGCACTGGACGGGGATTTGCTGGTTGGCTGTCCGCTAAAGGAGGAGTCTTATGAAGCTGTCTCAAATGTTTGA
- a CDS encoding cell division protein SepF translates to MADMNDVKNRLKNMLAVNEEKAAVAAEKSDHVVCVFRLDSFDDVEAVGEALKKNFLVLLDITACDEECARRIRDFMKGVAYPMQVWIQEMSENILVYLPDGYQIQEFQN, encoded by the coding sequence ATGGCAGATATGAACGATGTAAAAAACAGATTAAAGAATATGCTGGCAGTGAATGAGGAAAAGGCTGCTGTGGCTGCGGAAAAAAGCGACCATGTTGTCTGTGTGTTTCGTCTGGACAGCTTTGATGATGTAGAGGCTGTGGGTGAGGCTTTGAAAAAGAATTTTCTGGTGTTGCTGGATATCACGGCATGCGATGAGGAGTGTGCACGCAGAATTCGTGACTTCATGAAGGGCGTTGCCTATCCGATGCAGGTATGGATTCAGGAGATGAGCGAGAACATTCTGGTATATCTGCCGGATGGCTATCAGATTCAGGAATTCCAGAATTAG
- a CDS encoding segregation/condensation protein A, translated as MAFTVTIDQFEGPLDLMLHLIKDNKLDLFELDMDLLTDQYLHYLNAMESMHLEIASEYLAELAGLIEYKSKKLLPREKVVIEEEYEEDQREKLVRRLLEYQRYKEISEQFEQKYEERQLMMSKPMSEETQKWLHTTVEGEFVGNPYDLIKAMNRVLRRAALTHPYETRMTVKELSLDERVIQIKSRLKNWVGKMSFEELCSDCTDLHMIIVTFLSVLDLIKHKEMTFHIDEEENIWIIRGEQVYA; from the coding sequence ATGGCGTTTACGGTGACAATCGATCAGTTTGAGGGTCCGCTTGACCTGATGCTGCATCTGATCAAGGATAATAAGCTGGATTTGTTCGAGCTGGATATGGACCTGCTGACGGATCAGTATCTGCATTATCTAAATGCCATGGAATCAATGCATCTGGAAATTGCAAGTGAATATCTGGCAGAGCTGGCTGGTCTAATTGAATATAAAAGCAAGAAGCTGCTGCCACGGGAAAAGGTTGTCATTGAAGAAGAGTATGAGGAGGATCAGCGGGAGAAGCTGGTTCGCCGATTGCTGGAATATCAGCGCTATAAGGAAATCAGCGAGCAGTTTGAACAGAAATATGAGGAACGCCAGCTGATGATGAGTAAGCCGATGAGTGAGGAAACACAGAAATGGCTGCATACAACGGTGGAAGGGGAATTTGTGGGGAATCCCTATGATCTCATTAAGGCGATGAACCGTGTGCTGCGCAGAGCGGCGCTGACACATCCTTATGAAACCAGAATGACGGTCAAGGAGTTATCTCTGGATGAGCGTGTTATACAAATTAAGAGCCGGCTAAAGAACTGGGTAGGAAAGATGAGCTTTGAGGAGCTGTGCAGTGACTGCACGGATCTGCACATGATTATCGTTACGTTTCTGTCCGTTCTGGATTTAATCAAGCATAAGGAAATGACCTTCCACATAGATGAAGAAGAAAACATATGGATCATTCGAGGTGAACAAGTATATGCATGA
- a CDS encoding spore germination protein, with protein MMKLTQRLEEVRTALSPSFDIVYRHVTIQNTQAWLIFLSSLSDSELIASLVEGFVITAGNDLHITFYPGAVDKVTDLKKAITNMLSGQCLVLMDNSEVYYCIETRHYPARSTAEPNVEKSVRGAHDGFVENVILNVGLIRRRIRDPRLVVTMNKEGVKTRTDVAYLYIDGLVDVDVLHDFESRMHTLPEAEILSERNLVELLYGKTWNPYPHVRYCERPDICAIHLLQGYLIALVDNSPTGVILPTTFFEQTKQIEEYTQTTLVATFTRVLRLIGIVFSLYLLPLWIALVIDQNPTLLNIPIQHVNVYQFGFQVILADIIVEWIRQSLIHTPTILSSIMSFVAVFLLGDMAIELGAYTKEVLIMVALVNIGNLLTPSYELSLANKVFRIFIGFLALMFGISGFCVGVLLHIVILLSTKTIKFPYLYPLIPFSYKECGRILFGAPIKVNRDTSSKSTKG; from the coding sequence ATGATGAAGCTGACACAGCGCCTGGAGGAAGTCCGCACTGCATTGTCGCCGTCCTTTGACATTGTCTACCGCCATGTCACGATTCAGAATACACAGGCATGGCTGATATTCCTTTCCTCCCTTTCTGACAGTGAGCTGATTGCATCTCTTGTGGAGGGCTTTGTAATCACAGCAGGAAATGATTTGCACATCACCTTTTATCCCGGTGCAGTTGATAAGGTGACCGATCTAAAAAAAGCAATCACCAATATGCTGAGCGGACAGTGTCTGGTGCTGATGGATAACAGCGAGGTCTACTATTGCATAGAAACCCGGCATTATCCGGCAAGATCCACAGCAGAGCCGAATGTGGAGAAAAGCGTACGCGGAGCCCATGACGGCTTCGTGGAAAATGTTATCCTCAATGTCGGCCTGATCCGCCGCAGAATCCGCGATCCGCGCCTGGTTGTCACGATGAACAAGGAAGGTGTTAAGACGCGAACGGACGTTGCCTATCTGTATATTGACGGTCTGGTGGATGTGGATGTGCTGCATGATTTTGAAAGCCGTATGCATACACTGCCGGAGGCGGAAATCCTCAGCGAGCGAAATCTGGTGGAGCTGCTGTATGGGAAAACATGGAATCCCTATCCGCATGTCCGCTATTGTGAGCGTCCGGATATCTGTGCAATTCACCTGCTACAGGGGTATCTGATTGCACTTGTCGATAATTCTCCTACCGGTGTAATCCTTCCGACAACGTTTTTTGAACAGACCAAGCAGATTGAGGAATACACACAGACAACGCTGGTGGCAACCTTTACCCGTGTCCTGCGTCTGATCGGCATTGTGTTTTCTCTATATCTATTGCCGCTGTGGATTGCACTGGTCATCGACCAGAATCCGACACTGCTCAATATACCGATTCAGCATGTTAATGTGTATCAGTTTGGGTTTCAGGTGATTCTGGCGGATATCATTGTGGAATGGATCCGACAGTCTCTGATACATACACCGACCATCCTTTCCAGCATCATGAGCTTTGTGGCTGTGTTTCTGCTGGGGGATATGGCAATTGAACTGGGAGCCTATACAAAAGAGGTTCTCATCATGGTGGCCCTGGTCAATATCGGCAATCTGCTGACACCGAGCTATGAGCTGTCTCTGGCCAATAAGGTATTTCGAATCTTTATCGGCTTTCTGGCACTCATGTTCGGCATCAGCGGCTTCTGCGTCGGTGTCCTGCTGCACATTGTGATACTGCTGTCAACAAAGACCATCAAATTTCCATACCTGTATCCGCTCATTCCGTTTTCCTATAAGGAATGCGGCCGAATTTTATTCGGTGCACCTATCAAGGTCAACCGAGATACATCCTCTAAATCAACCAAGGGTTAA